DNA from Helcococcus ovis:
GTTAGGACTATAGATATAGGATTGGTTTTAAATACTTCATATGTTCCATGTGATGGAGAAAAAAAAGCAGGGGAAAAATGTGAATTAAGAAAATTTGAAAATACCCCTCAAGGACATAAAGATTTAGCGAAATTATTAGTAAAAGAATATGTTGAAAGAGATAATTTGGATGGATTAGATGTTGACTATGAAAAACATTCTCTTCCTGAAGAACAATTAAAAATGGCGGTAGGAGTAATAAATGAGATAGGTAAGCTAATTGGACCAAATAGTAAAAATAAAGATAAATTATTTATATTTGACACCGATAAGCTTGGAAGTCAAGAATTGTTTAAGAGAACAGCTAAAAATTATGATTATGTTTTATATCAATCATACAGACAAGAGAATTTAGACGATATATTTAAGACATTTAAGGAATTTATACCTGCAAGTAAATTCGTTCCAGGATTTTCATTTTATGAAGAAGGAGATTGGAATAAATGGTTTAATTTATCCTCTGGAAAAAAATATGATTGGAATAGAAATAAAAATGCTAAACTAGAAGAAACATATGCTTATAGAAGTGCTGATTGGCAACCGAAAAACAAAGAAGATGGAACAAAAGGTGGGGTATTTGCATTTGCGATTGAGAGATCAGGTATTGTTGACGGAGATGATACTATCAAACCTGCAAATTATGATGTTGTAAAGAAATTACATTCTGTATTAAATGAAAGTCACAATAAAAGACTTAAAGAATTAGGATATACTGAAGAAAAAAATAAATGGATACAAAAGGGAGATGATTACTATTATTTAGATAGTGAAGGAAAAATTGCAAAAAATAAATGGCAAGGAAGTTATTATTTAAAGAATGACGGCAAGATGGCAAAATCAGA
Protein-coding regions in this window:
- a CDS encoding EndoS/ChiA family endoglycosidase, with the translated sequence MKNILRKFSSFLLAVTFIMNILSFNSIVKADSSIKNLEKIKKPLLFGYYRAWHDKMNGKEVRGQEKGDRKGIQNFDGLPKEVDVAFLFVNWIDNDYGHRGSPFWKKLPEYVNNLHKNGTKVVRTIDIGLVLNTSYVPCDGEKKAGEKCELRKFENTPQGHKDLAKLLVKEYVERDNLDGLDVDYEKHSLPEEQLKMAVGVINEIGKLIGPNSKNKDKLFIFDTDKLGSQELFKRTAKNYDYVLYQSYRQENLDDIFKTFKEFIPASKFVPGFSFYEEGDWNKWFNLSSGKKYDWNRNKNAKLEETYAYRSADWQPKNKEDGTKGGVFAFAIERSGIVDGDDTIKPANYDVVKKLHSVLNESHNKRLKELGYTEEKNKWIQKGDDYYYLDSEGKIAKNKWQGSYYLKNDGKMAKSEWIFDNSYNSWYYLNKDGSYAKNKWQGIYYLKNDGKMAKSEWIFDNSYNSWYYLNKDGSYAKNKWQGIYYLKNDGKMAKSEWIFDNSYNSWYYLNKDGSYAKNKWQGNYYLKNNGKMAKSEWIGKYHVDNSGKWDKTK